From Pedobacter indicus, a single genomic window includes:
- a CDS encoding membrane or secreted protein — MENYMNYLRNSLALVLVLVGAGTYAQSAAAIGGAWEMKDGDKTSVLIFQDNYFTESIFKSNEYVKSFGGPFKVNGSELEINLEFDSENNARVGSKLNGKIAIDGDQLTITQEGKTKTWKKTDHGDAPLAGVWHITERMQDGNLVAIHQSGTRKTLKVLTEDRFQWFAIDAGTKQFSGTGGGTYTFENGKYTENIEFFSRDNSRVGASLSFDGELKGGKWHHSGLSSKGDKIYEVWSRVE, encoded by the coding sequence ATGGAAAATTACATGAATTATTTAAGGAATAGCCTGGCTCTAGTATTAGTTTTGGTTGGAGCTGGTACCTATGCTCAGTCAGCGGCTGCCATAGGTGGTGCTTGGGAAATGAAAGATGGGGATAAAACTTCTGTTCTCATCTTTCAAGATAATTACTTCACGGAAAGCATATTCAAAAGCAATGAATATGTTAAAAGTTTTGGTGGGCCGTTTAAGGTCAATGGTTCAGAGTTAGAAATTAATCTGGAATTTGATTCGGAAAACAACGCTCGTGTAGGATCAAAACTCAACGGAAAGATAGCGATTGACGGCGATCAGTTAACAATAACACAGGAGGGAAAAACAAAAACCTGGAAAAAGACAGATCATGGCGATGCTCCACTTGCCGGTGTCTGGCATATTACAGAACGTATGCAAGACGGAAATTTAGTAGCGATTCATCAGTCCGGCACTCGGAAAACCCTGAAGGTCTTGACAGAGGATCGTTTTCAATGGTTTGCTATTGATGCGGGTACAAAGCAATTTTCTGGCACAGGCGGCGGAACTTATACTTTTGAAAACGGTAAGTATACCGAGAATATTGAGTTTTTCTCGCGTGATAACAGCCGGGTGGGAGCCAGCCTATCTTTCGATGGCGAATTAAAAGGTGGTAAGTGGCACCACAGTGGTTTAAGCTCTAAAGGAGATAAAATTTATGAGGTTTGGAGCCGGGTGGAATAA
- a CDS encoding SusC/RagA family TonB-linked outer membrane protein, whose product MMLFFTFHAAAQQKTVSGTVTDENGETLPGVNVLVKGSNIGANTDNNGHYQITTNGDVTLIFSLLGFNDVEVNTEGKTRIEVTLYESSQDLDEVVVMGYNAVERQHLASSIAEVDMEKVKSRPIFKLEEAFAGTIPGATVLQGHNLPGTGPGAVAIRGISTLQSASPLVIVDGMEQSLSDLDPNQIKSITVLKDAASASMYGSRGANGVIVIETERGDRGQFKVDLHTWTAISDPIDLPDFVNGANYMRLNNEARATQNQSLLYTDAMIDSADRGLSATTNWLDAIMERKAIAHNTAASVSGGGGVGTFNLMVGYIQENGLNNQEGTEKFSARFNTNINIDDKFLLLADFYAHRLQVDRLYANNNGHGLYANAWKMNPTQDIFYESDRPDHYILHNNLNPLASIHHGGAWSALHDRSTINLRPRYNINDNFRIEGNVSYMINKSANKHQRSTFKFFDGDGKPVTTWANAVGASQGVSSSQLTARANVNYETDLRQDKDKLYVVAGSEMMSFTYTDYREISKASFFGKVNYSFDNRYLIEGTIRSDGSSKFAPGHRWGLFPSGAIAWNAHNESFMNGLRESGTLNNLKFRFSYGLIGNENVEPYLWQEIVNNWGWTMRVPNPLFSWEKQKQWNVGVDISMLENRLNLTAELYNKHSYDLIYSAFPVPPLTGSHTLESSINIGEVENKGWELSASWGETKGDFSYSIGGMIFDNKNKVLKAGHTTTDTLIFKDNADKIWYRGIAIDNYYGYQSNGYFQDQTEVDATDAKLPNTLPGDIKYVDQNGDGVINDMDRVDLGDPFPHLNYSVTLDLRYKKWDFSMLGVGVGKRTGRLAGLEGYPVLMDGTDNNMGSPRQYYMDNRWTPDNPNARFPRVWTGNSSNAVLSDVWLSDAAFFRIKTIQLGYTFPQLGSSIRNFRVYVNAQDAITFTNWEGLEPERNGGNGNYPRMATFSLGIKATIL is encoded by the coding sequence ATGATGCTATTCTTTACGTTCCACGCCGCGGCACAGCAAAAAACAGTCTCGGGTACGGTCACGGATGAGAACGGAGAAACCCTCCCTGGGGTCAACGTACTTGTAAAAGGGTCAAACATCGGAGCCAATACCGACAATAATGGCCACTATCAAATTACAACCAATGGTGATGTGACATTAATATTCAGTCTACTCGGCTTTAATGATGTCGAGGTCAATACTGAAGGAAAAACAAGAATCGAAGTTACCTTATATGAATCCAGCCAAGACTTAGACGAAGTCGTTGTGATGGGCTACAACGCTGTGGAACGCCAGCACCTTGCTTCATCCATTGCTGAAGTCGACATGGAAAAGGTAAAATCAAGACCTATTTTTAAATTAGAAGAAGCTTTTGCTGGAACGATTCCGGGAGCAACAGTTCTACAAGGTCACAACTTACCGGGAACCGGCCCGGGTGCGGTTGCTATTCGAGGTATCAGTACTTTGCAAAGTGCCTCACCATTGGTAATTGTTGACGGAATGGAGCAGTCGCTTTCTGACTTGGATCCGAATCAAATCAAAAGTATTACAGTTTTGAAAGATGCCGCTTCAGCATCAATGTATGGATCGCGAGGTGCTAATGGTGTAATTGTAATTGAGACAGAACGAGGAGATCGTGGTCAATTTAAAGTGGATCTACATACGTGGACAGCTATTAGCGACCCAATCGATTTACCAGACTTCGTAAATGGAGCAAACTATATGCGTCTGAACAATGAAGCCAGAGCAACACAGAACCAAAGCCTTCTTTACACCGACGCTATGATCGATTCTGCAGATCGCGGCTTAAGTGCTACCACAAATTGGTTAGATGCGATCATGGAAAGAAAAGCTATTGCTCATAATACGGCTGCTAGTGTTTCCGGCGGTGGGGGTGTAGGGACGTTTAACCTTATGGTTGGCTATATCCAAGAAAATGGGTTAAACAATCAAGAAGGAACCGAAAAGTTTTCCGCCCGTTTCAATACAAACATTAATATCGATGATAAATTTTTACTACTTGCGGATTTCTATGCACATCGTTTACAAGTAGATCGTCTTTATGCAAATAATAACGGTCACGGACTCTATGCGAATGCCTGGAAAATGAATCCTACACAGGACATCTTTTACGAATCTGACCGCCCCGACCATTATATTCTACACAATAACTTAAACCCTCTTGCGTCAATTCATCATGGTGGAGCATGGAGTGCTTTACACGATCGGAGTACAATTAACTTAAGACCTCGTTATAACATCAACGATAATTTTCGCATTGAGGGAAATGTTTCTTACATGATTAACAAATCAGCCAATAAACATCAAAGGTCAACCTTTAAGTTTTTTGATGGTGACGGTAAACCTGTTACAACTTGGGCTAACGCAGTCGGCGCAAGTCAGGGTGTGAGCTCCAGCCAATTGACAGCGAGAGCCAATGTCAACTATGAAACCGACCTTAGACAGGATAAAGATAAGTTATATGTGGTGGCAGGTTCTGAAATGATGAGCTTTACCTATACAGATTATCGCGAAATAAGTAAAGCTTCTTTCTTTGGTAAAGTGAATTATTCATTTGATAATCGCTATCTGATTGAAGGTACGATACGCTCCGATGGAAGCAGTAAATTTGCACCAGGTCATCGTTGGGGTTTATTTCCATCGGGAGCGATTGCTTGGAATGCACATAATGAGAGCTTTATGAATGGATTGAGAGAGTCTGGCACTCTAAACAACCTGAAATTCCGTTTCTCATATGGTTTGATTGGTAATGAAAATGTTGAGCCTTATTTATGGCAAGAAATTGTTAACAATTGGGGTTGGACCATGCGTGTTCCAAATCCTTTATTCTCTTGGGAAAAACAAAAGCAATGGAATGTTGGTGTCGACATAAGCATGCTCGAAAACCGTCTAAATTTGACGGCTGAGCTTTATAATAAACATTCTTATGATCTAATCTATTCAGCTTTCCCGGTTCCTCCACTAACAGGTTCACATACTCTTGAGTCTTCAATAAATATAGGTGAAGTAGAAAACAAAGGATGGGAACTCTCGGCCAGCTGGGGAGAAACCAAAGGAGACTTCTCTTACAGTATCGGAGGTATGATATTCGACAACAAAAACAAAGTATTAAAGGCGGGACACACCACAACAGACACGTTGATATTCAAAGACAATGCTGATAAGATCTGGTACAGAGGCATCGCAATTGACAACTACTATGGTTATCAAAGCAATGGCTATTTCCAAGACCAGACAGAGGTTGATGCTACCGATGCAAAACTTCCTAATACACTGCCAGGCGATATAAAATATGTTGATCAAAATGGTGATGGGGTTATCAATGATATGGACCGTGTCGACTTAGGTGACCCTTTTCCTCATTTAAATTATTCTGTAACACTCGACTTACGTTATAAAAAATGGGACTTCTCCATGTTAGGCGTTGGTGTCGGCAAGCGGACCGGTCGTTTAGCTGGTTTGGAGGGATATCCCGTATTGATGGATGGGACAGATAATAACATGGGAAGTCCAAGACAATACTATATGGATAACCGTTGGACTCCGGACAACCCTAATGCACGTTTCCCTCGCGTATGGACTGGAAACAGCTCAAATGCCGTTTTAAGTGACGTGTGGTTAAGTGACGCAGCCTTCTTTAGAATTAAAACTATTCAGTTAGGATACACATTCCCACAATTAGGAAGTAGCATTCGCAATTTTCGAGTTTATGTGAATGCACAGGATGCAATTACCTTCACCAATTGGGAAGGTCTTGAGCCAGAAAGAAACGGTGGTAACGGTAATTATCCCCGGATGGCTACATTCAGCTTAGGGATAAAAGCAACAATTTTATAA
- a CDS encoding sodium:solute symporter family transporter, which translates to MSLTDWLVLFLTLIFILLYGVYKGRGQKDAKSYLLANQELPWYVVLIGLMATQASAITFLSAPGQAYTDGMRFVQYYFGLPLAMIVISITFIPIFQRLKVYTAYEYLESRFDKKTRILTSFLFLMSRGLSTGISIYAPSIILSTILGWNIYLTNILTGGLLLLYTYSGGAKAIAHTQKLLFLIILGSMAFAGYLLIKQMPDGVTFNDALFIAGKSGKLNVITTDFDLSDRYNIWSGIIGGFFLALSYFGTDQSQVGRYISAKNVRTGRIGLLLNGLVKIPMQFSILLIGALLFAFFALKPAPVYFNERSYNILEEQHPELATQFNQQHNALQKKQMALSNQLLQDRDSGSENLDQTVADYKAVQKEIKELHTTVETTINEAGITIEKTDTNYIFLYFVQNTLPQGMIGLVFAVIFLASWGSISAALNSLASSSYKDIQLRWRPGDQEHDGKQQLLYSRLHTLIWAIFSIGVAMFATQMGSLIEAVNILGSLFYGPILGIFLVAFYYKKINGHNMFISAILAELSIIIIYNLDLISFLWLNVIGSAAVFFFCFIIDLFGKKNPL; encoded by the coding sequence ATGAGTTTAACCGACTGGCTTGTACTTTTCTTGACTCTGATTTTTATCTTGCTATACGGAGTGTATAAAGGTCGTGGCCAAAAAGACGCGAAATCGTATCTCTTGGCAAATCAAGAACTCCCTTGGTACGTTGTACTGATCGGTCTGATGGCTACTCAGGCCAGTGCCATTACATTTCTGTCGGCTCCCGGCCAGGCTTACACCGATGGTATGCGTTTCGTACAATACTATTTTGGTCTGCCGCTCGCCATGATCGTCATATCCATCACGTTCATCCCTATTTTCCAACGACTCAAAGTCTATACTGCCTATGAATACCTGGAAAGTCGTTTCGACAAAAAGACCCGGATTCTAACCTCTTTTCTTTTTCTAATGTCGCGGGGCTTATCAACCGGTATCAGTATTTATGCTCCCAGCATTATTTTATCAACCATTCTAGGCTGGAACATCTACCTTACGAATATCCTTACCGGGGGTTTACTACTTCTCTACACCTATTCTGGCGGTGCCAAGGCCATCGCACATACACAAAAGCTATTATTCCTGATTATTTTAGGAAGCATGGCCTTTGCCGGCTATCTTTTAATTAAGCAGATGCCCGATGGAGTTACTTTTAACGATGCCCTTTTCATCGCCGGTAAATCAGGCAAACTCAATGTTATCACAACTGATTTCGATTTAAGCGATCGATATAATATATGGAGTGGTATTATTGGTGGTTTTTTCTTGGCACTTTCCTACTTCGGAACCGACCAAAGCCAGGTTGGCCGGTATATTTCAGCCAAAAATGTCCGCACCGGAAGGATCGGGTTACTTTTGAACGGATTGGTTAAAATACCCATGCAATTCAGCATCCTCCTTATCGGAGCTCTTTTATTTGCCTTTTTTGCTCTCAAACCAGCGCCGGTCTATTTCAATGAACGCTCTTATAATATCCTGGAAGAACAGCACCCAGAACTTGCAACCCAATTTAACCAGCAGCACAATGCGTTGCAAAAGAAACAAATGGCCTTATCCAACCAACTGCTGCAAGACCGTGATTCTGGCTCGGAAAACTTAGACCAGACCGTAGCTGATTATAAAGCTGTACAGAAGGAAATCAAAGAGTTACATACAACCGTAGAAACTACCATTAACGAGGCGGGTATCACCATTGAAAAAACCGATACGAACTATATATTCTTATATTTTGTCCAAAACACCTTACCCCAGGGAATGATCGGCCTTGTCTTCGCCGTTATTTTCCTCGCATCATGGGGATCCATTTCCGCTGCTCTAAACTCCCTAGCTTCATCTTCATACAAAGACATCCAATTACGATGGCGCCCTGGAGATCAAGAACACGACGGCAAACAACAGCTTCTTTACAGTCGTCTACATACACTGATATGGGCAATATTTTCAATCGGTGTGGCGATGTTCGCTACCCAAATGGGATCATTGATTGAAGCTGTCAATATCTTGGGATCACTGTTCTACGGACCTATCCTTGGCATCTTCTTGGTTGCTTTTTATTACAAGAAAATTAATGGGCATAATATGTTCATCTCTGCAATCCTCGCCGAGCTTAGCATCATTATCATATATAACCTCGACCTTATCTCATTTTTATGGTTAAACGTAATTGGTTCAGCAGCTGTATTTTTCTTTTGTTTTATCATTGATCTCTTCGGAAAGAAGAACCCTCTCTGA
- a CDS encoding RagB/SusD family nutrient uptake outer membrane protein yields the protein MKKIKIYFIVLLTFALTGCEKFLDKSDPTATAFTEFFNTEADLQRVAYSSFYDWFTHHNNRRTIFYMLDGRSDNGYARVAGDHHQIIANGNMNSNSVLAQYYYNESLKHVGRLNNYIANIDEPYVENESIRTRYENILKALRMWHYFRLTFHFGDVPFFLEPADLEQALQPAMPKEEILNIIFPMAEEIANALPPDEYTVDKYMFNRYSFKALIMRYALFHGRFETAARLAKEIMDSGKYSLHPNYGDLFQYTAASDNNEFIMHMNIESFSGANTFSFRDLGPHFRTGAGQSYMVPIKSLVDAYWTKQGRPIDQCPLHTKQEYELDPHLNRDPRYDVSIFGHGDEFYGETIDIYNQNNPMYYENQRASKSGYWWKKFVSENDAFRNGNMEFGLLRYAEVLMTYAEAKLMMGDFDALAKKCINDIRTRAGLDMTVADVTLPSYSSYTQDQWLKLIQNERRIEFAGEGLRYYDIIRWRIAEDVLNQPAMGHTRLVNGQLVSLKIEDRKFSPHQYLWPFHESALKVEPGLTQNPGY from the coding sequence ATGAAAAAGATAAAAATATATTTCATTGTCTTACTGACATTCGCACTTACTGGGTGTGAGAAATTTCTGGACAAAAGTGACCCCACTGCGACGGCATTTACAGAATTCTTTAATACTGAAGCCGACTTGCAGAGAGTAGCCTACAGTAGTTTTTATGATTGGTTTACACATCACAATAACCGTCGTACAATTTTTTATATGCTCGACGGTAGAAGCGACAACGGATACGCACGGGTTGCTGGCGATCATCATCAGATTATTGCTAATGGCAATATGAATAGCAACTCCGTACTGGCGCAATATTACTACAATGAAAGTTTAAAACATGTTGGCCGACTAAACAATTACATAGCAAATATTGACGAACCCTATGTTGAAAATGAATCCATCAGAACGCGTTATGAGAATATCTTAAAAGCGTTAAGAATGTGGCATTATTTCCGTCTCACGTTCCACTTTGGAGATGTTCCTTTCTTTTTAGAGCCTGCAGATTTGGAACAAGCATTACAGCCTGCAATGCCGAAAGAGGAAATTCTAAATATCATCTTCCCGATGGCAGAAGAGATAGCCAATGCGCTTCCACCAGATGAGTATACGGTTGACAAATACATGTTCAATCGCTATTCATTCAAAGCTCTAATTATGCGCTATGCATTGTTCCACGGCCGCTTTGAAACAGCGGCCCGCTTGGCAAAGGAAATTATGGACAGCGGCAAATATTCATTGCATCCAAATTATGGCGATTTATTCCAATACACTGCTGCTTCGGATAACAATGAATTTATTATGCACATGAACATTGAAAGTTTTAGTGGTGCTAATACATTTTCATTTAGAGATCTAGGTCCTCATTTCAGAACCGGCGCCGGCCAATCTTATATGGTTCCTATCAAATCATTGGTAGATGCATACTGGACAAAACAAGGTCGCCCAATTGACCAATGCCCATTGCATACTAAACAAGAATATGAATTGGATCCACACCTGAATCGCGATCCCCGTTACGATGTGAGTATTTTTGGACATGGTGATGAATTCTATGGCGAAACAATCGATATCTACAATCAAAACAACCCGATGTATTACGAAAATCAACGTGCAAGTAAATCGGGTTATTGGTGGAAGAAATTTGTATCTGAAAATGACGCATTCCGTAATGGAAATATGGAATTTGGACTATTGCGCTATGCAGAAGTTCTGATGACCTACGCAGAAGCAAAACTCATGATGGGAGACTTTGATGCTTTGGCTAAGAAGTGCATCAATGACATCCGCACCAGAGCTGGACTGGATATGACTGTTGCCGATGTTACGCTACCTTCTTACAGTAGTTACACGCAAGACCAATGGTTGAAGCTCATTCAGAATGAAAGAAGAATTGAGTTTGCAGGAGAAGGCCTTCGTTACTATGATATCATCCGTTGGAGAATCGCAGAAGATGTCTTAAATCAGCCTGCTATGGGCCATACAAGATTAGTAAACGGACAGCTGGTTTCTCTGAAGATTGAGGATAGAAAATTCTCTCCACATCAATACTTGTGGCCTTTCCACGAAAGTGCGTTAAAAGTAGAACCAGGATTAACCCAGAATCCAGGATATTAA
- a CDS encoding DJ-1/PfpI family protein, whose product MSKKILMLAGDFVEDYEIMVPYQALLSVGLEVDVVCPDKKAGDSIATAIHDFVGFQTYAELKGHNFVLNKNFDEVNASDYDGLYVCGGRAPEYIRLNEKVLDYTRHFFDNNKPVAAICHGIQILTVAGVLKGRTLTAYDAVGPDIDLAGGTYKKIPATEAITDGNLTTSPAWPGHPAILKEFYKLLGIKISVE is encoded by the coding sequence ATGAGTAAAAAAATTTTAATGTTGGCCGGCGATTTTGTAGAAGATTACGAAATCATGGTACCTTATCAGGCTCTTCTCTCTGTAGGCCTAGAGGTGGATGTAGTATGTCCAGACAAGAAAGCTGGCGACTCGATCGCGACTGCTATTCACGACTTCGTGGGATTTCAGACCTACGCCGAGCTAAAGGGTCATAATTTCGTATTGAATAAAAACTTCGATGAGGTCAATGCTAGTGACTATGATGGTCTGTACGTTTGTGGCGGACGTGCACCGGAATACATCCGCCTAAATGAAAAGGTTCTGGATTATACTCGCCACTTTTTTGACAACAACAAACCGGTGGCGGCAATCTGTCATGGTATCCAGATCCTGACTGTTGCAGGAGTTCTAAAAGGCCGGACGCTCACGGCCTATGACGCTGTCGGACCTGATATTGATTTGGCAGGCGGTACGTATAAAAAGATTCCAGCTACGGAGGCCATTACCGATGGGAACCTGACAACATCGCCAGCCTGGCCCGGTCACCCCGCGATCCTAAAAGAGTTCTACAAATTACTGGGCATAAAAATATCGGTAGAATGA
- a CDS encoding PIG-L family deacetylase translates to MLKNLPRVLYLAAHPDDENTGLLSWLVNDQHIETAYLSLTRGDGGQNLIGSEQGAALGLIRTYELLEARKIDGAKQLFSTAIDFGYSKSSEDTFTQWNLDSITKDVVWIIRNFKPDLIITRFPPTSAAGHGQHSASATIAEAAFKAAADPNKYPEQLKATQPWQTKRLLWNTFRFGDNNTTDPSQFKVEVGQYDPLLGMGYGELAGVSRSKHQSQGAGTPSVAGVRSDYFSPVAGEPLQSSLFDGLTHSFADIDRADIDQAIDQLLDEYDFKQPSASLPSLLELRSKLKSLEDADLKKRKLALIDQIILSSSGFMGEMVSNQSSAIPGEILTFDLNLISRSQIPVTVQKIVLLTKEDNPQRQLPADSLVNFHFQLEIPKDTKPTEPYWLSTPQKSTSQYAVESAEQVGLPFQKPDLNAKILLTIGEQEFWVHVPFSYKKLDPIKGDVVEQLQITPPLNISFTQPIFFAKGDSTLDLTINIQNHKNKYTGDLILTQNTKEIGVLKDVTLFPNQDSVFTITLAKETLDELQPNEAIEATFHTSEHAFNKNQHIIKYDHIPTLQYFTPASTLVLNGNLTTTAKRIGYIQGAGDFIPTFLRLAGIDVTFLTEADLSNAENLKEYDAVITGIRAINVEERMARWMSVLNQYIFNGGTVIMQFNTLQDMSTTEIGPYPFTISRNRVAEENAKVTFLDPKHQLLNTPNKITEDDFDGWIQEMGPYFPSEWDSAYTPLFEMHDQGEEPRKGALLYASYGKGHFIYTPLSFFRQLPVGHSGASKLFFNLLSIGQDEK, encoded by the coding sequence ATGTTGAAGAATCTACCACGGGTTCTCTATCTGGCAGCTCATCCGGATGATGAAAACACAGGGCTTCTATCATGGTTGGTTAACGACCAGCATATTGAAACTGCCTATTTATCCCTAACTAGGGGCGACGGCGGACAGAATCTAATCGGCAGCGAACAGGGAGCTGCATTAGGGCTAATCAGAACCTATGAACTATTGGAAGCCCGAAAAATAGACGGAGCCAAACAACTTTTCAGTACTGCCATAGACTTTGGCTACTCGAAGAGCTCGGAAGACACATTTACCCAGTGGAACCTGGATAGTATTACAAAAGATGTTGTATGGATTATCAGGAATTTCAAGCCTGATCTAATTATTACGCGCTTCCCTCCGACGTCCGCAGCTGGTCATGGGCAACATTCTGCGTCAGCTACGATCGCTGAAGCAGCATTCAAGGCTGCGGCGGATCCCAATAAATATCCTGAACAGTTAAAAGCGACTCAACCCTGGCAGACCAAACGCTTGCTTTGGAATACATTCCGGTTTGGGGACAATAACACGACCGACCCGAGCCAGTTTAAAGTGGAGGTAGGTCAATATGACCCTCTTTTGGGGATGGGCTATGGAGAGCTGGCCGGTGTTAGCCGCAGCAAACATCAAAGTCAAGGCGCTGGAACACCTTCGGTAGCGGGTGTTCGGAGTGACTATTTCTCCCCTGTCGCCGGCGAACCTCTACAAAGCTCTCTGTTTGATGGACTTACTCATAGCTTTGCCGATATTGATCGTGCGGATATCGACCAAGCGATTGATCAGCTATTGGATGAATATGACTTCAAACAGCCGAGTGCAAGTTTACCCTCTTTATTGGAACTTCGGTCTAAACTCAAATCATTAGAAGATGCCGACCTAAAAAAGAGAAAACTCGCCCTGATTGACCAAATAATCCTATCGTCGTCCGGGTTTATGGGGGAAATGGTGAGCAATCAAAGTAGCGCTATTCCCGGAGAAATTTTAACGTTCGATCTGAACCTTATTTCGAGGTCTCAAATACCGGTCACTGTTCAAAAGATAGTCTTACTAACGAAGGAAGACAACCCTCAACGTCAGCTACCTGCCGACTCATTGGTCAACTTTCATTTTCAACTGGAAATTCCAAAAGACACAAAGCCTACAGAACCCTACTGGCTCAGCACCCCACAAAAAAGCACTTCGCAATACGCTGTTGAGTCAGCCGAACAGGTCGGACTTCCTTTTCAAAAACCTGATTTAAACGCCAAAATCCTATTAACTATTGGCGAACAGGAATTCTGGGTACACGTCCCCTTTTCTTATAAAAAGCTTGACCCAATTAAGGGTGACGTTGTCGAACAATTGCAAATTACTCCACCTCTCAATATTTCTTTTACGCAACCCATTTTCTTTGCTAAAGGAGACTCAACGTTGGATTTAACAATTAACATTCAAAATCATAAAAACAAATACACAGGAGACCTTATTCTAACTCAAAACACAAAAGAAATCGGCGTACTCAAAGATGTCACACTTTTCCCCAATCAGGATTCAGTTTTCACGATCACACTCGCAAAAGAAACTCTTGATGAACTTCAGCCCAACGAAGCGATAGAAGCTACTTTTCATACATCGGAACATGCCTTCAACAAAAACCAGCATATTATAAAATACGACCATATACCAACACTGCAGTATTTTACACCGGCCAGCACCCTGGTATTAAATGGGAACTTGACAACGACCGCTAAGAGGATAGGTTATATTCAGGGTGCAGGCGACTTTATACCTACCTTTCTGCGACTTGCAGGTATTGATGTCACTTTCCTAACAGAGGCAGATTTAAGTAATGCAGAGAACTTAAAAGAATACGACGCGGTTATTACTGGAATCCGCGCTATTAATGTAGAAGAAAGAATGGCACGCTGGATGTCCGTTCTTAATCAATATATTTTTAACGGCGGCACAGTGATCATGCAATTTAATACACTGCAAGACATGTCTACAACCGAAATAGGTCCCTACCCCTTTACAATAAGTCGTAATCGGGTTGCCGAAGAGAATGCGAAAGTAACTTTCCTCGATCCAAAGCACCAACTTCTAAACACACCAAATAAAATCACCGAAGATGATTTCGATGGGTGGATTCAAGAAATGGGTCCATATTTTCCGTCCGAGTGGGACTCAGCCTATACCCCTTTATTTGAAATGCACGACCAGGGAGAAGAGCCACGGAAGGGGGCCTTGCTATACGCGAGCTACGGGAAAGGTCATTTTATTTATACACCACTCTCTTTCTTCAGGCAATTGCCGGTGGGACATAGCGGAGCTTCAAAACTATTCTTCAATCTGCTTTCAATCGGCCAGGATGAAAAATAA
- a CDS encoding phosphatidylinositol-specific phospholipase C/glycerophosphodiester phosphodiesterase family protein — protein sequence MKRKISLIQKISLIHVFLVMLVPIGFAQNYSASSHGHSHNDYLQDRPFFEAAQYSFGSIEIDVILQKGELYVAHEKESIDPTRTIKSLYLDPLMKQQAEHDGAVYRDGERLQFLIDLKSEAEPTLRALETLLKPIRELFDIMDNPNAVRIVISGNMPDPSDFRKYDEIFYFDGRSNLDYTSEQLDRVPIFSAPFNQFAQWKGEEPISAEDYSKVKTFTDSVHRLKKKVRFWGSPDTELAWKIFLEIGVDYLNTDSPAQLASFLEAYRD from the coding sequence ATGAAAAGAAAAATATCGCTCATCCAAAAAATATCGCTCATCCATGTATTTCTCGTGATGCTTGTTCCTATTGGTTTCGCTCAAAACTATTCAGCAAGCAGCCATGGGCATTCACACAACGACTATTTGCAGGACCGTCCGTTTTTTGAAGCAGCTCAATATTCTTTCGGGTCGATTGAAATTGATGTTATTTTACAGAAAGGTGAGTTATATGTCGCGCATGAAAAGGAAAGTATCGATCCGACGCGAACGATAAAGAGTCTGTACCTAGATCCGCTGATGAAACAGCAGGCAGAACATGATGGTGCGGTTTATCGGGACGGGGAACGCTTGCAATTCCTTATTGACTTAAAATCAGAGGCAGAACCCACGCTTCGTGCTCTTGAAACTTTGCTCAAACCTATTCGCGAGCTTTTCGACATAATGGATAACCCCAACGCTGTGCGGATCGTCATCAGCGGGAATATGCCTGATCCGAGTGACTTTCGTAAGTATGATGAAATTTTTTATTTTGACGGCAGGTCGAATCTGGACTATACATCCGAACAATTAGACCGTGTGCCAATTTTTAGCGCGCCCTTCAATCAATTTGCACAATGGAAGGGTGAAGAACCCATCTCGGCTGAAGATTATAGTAAAGTAAAAACATTCACCGATTCCGTACATCGCTTAAAGAAAAAAGTTCGTTTTTGGGGTAGTCCGGATACCGAGCTGGCCTGGAAAATTTTTTTGGAAATAGGGGTTGACTATCTAAATACCGATTCTCCTGCACAATTGGCTTCATTCCTAGAAGCTTATCGAGATTGA